A single region of the Pan troglodytes isolate AG18354 chromosome 18, NHGRI_mPanTro3-v2.0_pri, whole genome shotgun sequence genome encodes:
- the CNGB1 gene encoding cyclic nucleotide-gated cation channel beta-1 isoform X1, with protein sequence MLGWVQRVLPQPPGTPRKTKMQEEEKVEPEPETEAEVESEPNPEEAETESESMPPEESFKEEEVAVADPSPQETKEAALTSTISLRAQGAEISEMNSPSRRVLTWLMKGVEKVIPQPVHSITEDPAQILGHGSTGDTGCTDEPNEALEAQDTRPGLRLLLWLEQNLDRVLPQPPKSSEVWRDEPAVATGAASDPAPPGRPQEMGPKLQARETPSLPTPIPLQPKEEPKEAPAPEPQPGSQVQTSSLPPPRDPARLVAWVLHRLEMALPQPVLHGKIGEQEPDSPGICDVQTRVMGAGGL encoded by the exons ATGTTGGGCTGGGTCCAGAGGgtgctgcctcagcccccagggaCCCCTCGGAAGACCAAgatgcaggaggaagagaaagtggAACCAGAGCCAGAGACGGAGGCGGAGGTGGAATCAGAACCGAATCCTGAGGAGGCCGAGACAGAGTCCGAGTCCATG CCCCCCGAAGAGTCATTCAAGGAGGAGGAAGTGGCTGTGGCAGACCCAAGCCCTCAGG AGACCAAGGAGGCTGCCCTTACTTCCACCATATCCCTCCGGGCCCAGGGCGCTGAGATTTCTGAAATGAACAG TCCCAGCCGCAGGGTACTGACCTGGCTCATGAAGGGCGTGGAGAAGGTGATCCCGCAGCCTGTTCACAGCATCACGGAGGACCCGGCTCAG ATCCTGGGGCATGGCAGCACTGGGGACACAG GGTGCACAGATGAACCCAATGAGGCCCTTGAGGCCCAAGACACTAG GCCTGGGTTGCGGCTGCTTCTGTGGCTGGAGCAGAATCTGGACAGAGTGcttcctcagccccccaaatccTCTGAG GTCTGGAGAGATGAGCCTGCAGTTGCTACAGGTGCTGCCTCAGACCCAG CGCCTCCAGGACGCCCCCAGGAAATGGGGCCCAAGCTGCAGGCCCGGGAGACCCCCTCCCTGCCCACACCCATCCCCCTGCAGCCCAAGGAGGAACCCAAGGAGGCACCAGCTCCAGAGCCCCAGCCCGGCTCCCAGGTCCAGACCTCCTCCCTGCCACCACCCAGGGACCCTGCCAG GCTGGTGGCGTGGGTCCTGCACAGGCTGGAGATGGCCTTGCCGCAGCCAGTGCTACATGGGAAAATAGGGGAACAG GAGCCTGACTCCCCTGGGATATGTGATGTGCAGACCA GGGTGATGGGAGCTGGAGGTCTCTGA